The following proteins come from a genomic window of Aspergillus luchuensis IFO 4308 DNA, chromosome 3, nearly complete sequence:
- a CDS encoding cytochrome P450 (COG:Q;~EggNog:ENOG410PUA7;~InterPro:IPR001128,IPR002403,IPR017972,IPR036396;~PFAM:PF00067;~TransMembrane:1 (i12-34o);~go_function: GO:0004497 - monooxygenase activity [Evidence IEA];~go_function: GO:0005506 - iron ion binding [Evidence IEA];~go_function: GO:0016705 - oxidoreductase activity, acting on paired donors, with incorporation or reduction of molecular oxygen [Evidence IEA];~go_function: GO:0020037 - heme binding [Evidence IEA];~go_process: GO:0055114 - oxidation-reduction process [Evidence IEA]) has translation MRLFTEIIPPAYFLPGFCLTVAVLVLLSCVQNAIHNLPYYRIPAVGMSRWSLFDRQANVRFMASARALIREGFEQGHTMFQAMFPHGPMLVLHPKYVDEVRRHPSLSLEEAVKESLPVGDYPGFEAFRGTENHHILLDVINQKITRNLKQYTISLARETELTLDEHFGQPQEWKSYCFASEVPYIVARLSTLVFLGEQVCRDTEWLDISVNYTLDIFGAITALRRWPPILRPVVHWFLEPAQKLRKRVQVARRIVQREMRRRQHEHKPRQPDALDWLHEVAGGRHLDVTTAQIGLTLVTIHTTSNLLTNVIYDLAANPQYLPPLREEIQSVLETDGTFHKTSLTKMKLLDSVVKESQRLNPPGLTSLHRYAMEEITLSDATVIPKGASLVVSAHTMQDESIYLNAHTYDGYRFYRKRQEPGHENKHQLVMTSAEHYGFGHGVRACPGRFFATNEIKILLAHIILKYDIRFPDGQSRPVNWEIGQDLVCDQTVQVLFRAR, from the exons ATGCGACTTTTCACAGAGATTATCCCTCCTGCGTATTTCCTGCCGGGGTTCTGTCTCACAGTGGCTGTCCTCGTGCTGTTGAGCTGCGTTCAGAATGCCATCCACAATCTCCCATACTACCGGATTCCCGCTGTTGGGATGAGCCGGTGGTCTCTATTTGACCGACAGGCTAATGTACGTTTTATGGCCTCCGCCAGGGCTTTGATCCGTGAAGGCTTTGAACAG GGCCACACGATGTTCCAAGCAATGTTTCCCCACGGCCCTATGTTAGTGCTGCATCCAAAGTATGTGGATGAAGTTAGGAGACATCCTTCTCTCAGTCTAGAGGAAGCAGTCAAGGAG TCTCTCCCAGTCGGGGATTATCCAGGGTTTGAGGCTTTTCGGGGCACAGAGAACCACCACATACTGTTAGATGTGATCAACCAAAAGATAACTCGAAATTTGA AACAGTACACGATTTCTCTGGCCAGAGAAACGGAATTAACGCTCGACGAACATTTTGGCCAACCCCAAG AGTGGAAATCCTATTGTTTTGCCAGCGAAGTCCCTTACATCGTCGCGCGCCTATCGACCCTTGTTTTTCTAGGAGAGCAAGTGTGTCGCGATACCGAATGGCTCGATATATCGGTGAACTATACTCTGGACATTTTCGGAGCAATAACCGCACTAAGACGTTGGCCACCTATCCTCCGACCTGTCGTTCACTGGTTTCTGGAGCCTGCTCAGAAACTCAGGAAGCGGGTGCAAGTAGCACGACGGATTGTCCAGCGGGAAATGAGGAGGCGGCAACATGAACACAAGCCCAGGCAGCCGGATGCGCTGGACTGGCTTCACGAAGTCGCAGGCGGTCGTCACTTGGATGTGACTACAGCGCAAATCGGCTTGACACTGGTGACGATCCACACCACCTCTaacctcctcaccaacgTCATTTACGACCTCGCAGCGAATCCGCagtatcttcctcctctgcggGAAGAGATCCAATCGGTATTGGAGACAGACGGTACATTTCACAAGACCAGTTTGACCAAGATGAAGCTCCTGGATAGCGTGGTTAAGGAGAGCCAACGGTTGAATCCACCGGGCCTGA CTTCGCTACACCGCTACGCTATGGAGGAGATTACACTCTCGGACGCAACAGTCATTCCAAAGGGTGCCAGTCTCGTTGTCTCCGCCCATACTATGCAAGACGAGAGCATATATTTAAATGCGCACACTTACGACGGGTACCGGTTTTATCGGAAGCGGCAAGAGCCAGGACATGAAAACAAACACCAGTTGGTGATGACAAGCGCAGAGCACTATGGTTTTGGGCATGGCGTACGCGCCTGTCCCGGTCGGTTCTTCGCAACAAATGAGATCAAAATTCTTCTCGCCCACATTATTTTGAAATATGACATCCGCTTCCCCGATGGACAATCCCGCCCTGTTAATTGGGAGATTGGACAGGACCTGGTTTGTGACCAAACCGTGCAAGTCTTATTCAGGGCACGGTAG
- a CDS encoding uncharacterized protein (InterPro:IPR021858) — MLDLVRNKKVLINAHQLYYTSERLNPRHNPTSPSSLTSIQTDQLLQPKSSIFSLPASLPVIDHGDHHSHEPEICTLKPSDLTLLSRWCASTYRSLTPDGKNGQIWRSTIVREAMSNPPLLNSILAVAALDIAYTCGGDSAQRDQHDHQQIQCLAVLHWD, encoded by the exons ATGTTAGACCTGGTAAGAAACAAGAAGGTACTCATCAATGCTCACcaactatactatactagcGAAAGGCTG AATCCCCGTCACAACCCAacgtctccttcctccctgaCTTCCATACAAACCGACCAGCTGTTGCAACCAAAATCCTCCATTTTTTCATTGCCTGCCTCACTGCCGGTCATAGATCATGGTGATCACCACAGCCATGAGCCTGAGATCTGTACTCTGAAGCCAAGCGATCTGACCCTCTTAAGTCGTTGGTGTGCCAGTACATATCGATCTCTCACACCCGATGGCAAAAACGGCCAAATCTGGAGAAGCACAATCGTCCGAGAGGCAATGAGCAACCCGCCACTGCTGAATAGCATTCTAGCCGTGGCAGCATTAGATATCGCTTACACTTGCGGAGGGGACAGCGCACAGAGAGATCAACACGATCACCAACAAATCCAGTGTCTAGCTGTTCTACATTGGGATTAA